A single genomic interval of Isorropodon fossajaponicum endosymbiont JTNG4 harbors:
- a CDS encoding HPP family protein, translating to MLHALVSRPWNLIGGHSVSAAVGVACFYLIADINCHPTKLSHY from the coding sequence TTGCTACACGCTTTAGTTTCTCGTCCATGGAACTTAATTGGCGGGCATAGTGTTTCTGCTGCAGTAGGTGTTGCTTGTTTTTATTTGATTGCTGATATCAATTGCCATCCCACCAAATTAAGCCATTATTAG